AATTAATTGAGGTCATTACCCAATTTGTAAAAAAATAAGATGGCAAAAAAAAAGGCATTTGCTTTGCGAATTAATGAAGATATGCTCAACGCTATAGAAAAATGGGCCGACGATGAATTTCGATCAACCAATGGTCAGATTGAATGGATGCTGGCACAATCATTAAAAAATGCCAAAAGAGATTGTAAAAAGAAAAATAAATAGGGTTCCCGGTGTTTTGAATCAACAAAATAAGGCTATATAATCATAACCAAACACCTCCCATTAAACAAAAGTTTGCTATTTTTATATACTATTATGATTACTATTCTTGAAAATAGTAACTTGTCCTTTTTAAATATTTCTAAAAATCAACTAATTTTTTAACATGAAAAAAATTATAACTTCCGTAGTACTACTGATTTCCACAGGATTGTTCTCGCAAGAGTTTTCAATGGATATGGTAAAAAATATGAAGCCCAGAAATGTAGGACCGGGCGGCATGAGCGGACGTGTTACAGCCATAGATGTTGTACAATCCAACACAGATATTATATATGTGGGCACTGCTTCGGGAGGGCTCTGGAAATCTACCTCGGGAGGTATTAAATGGACACCAATATTTGAAAAGGAGATTACAGCTTCTATAGGAGCTGTTGCTATTCAACAGTCCAACCCAAGTGTTATCTGGGTAGGAACCGGAGAAGGAAATCCCAGGAATAGCCTAAACGGAGGTTTCGGAGTATATAAATCTATGGATGCGGGGAAGACCTGGAAAGCTATGGGTCTGGAAAAAACACGCCATATTCATAGAATCATTGTTGATCCGACCAACCCGGATATCGTATATGTTGGTGCTATAGGATCTCCATGGGGAGCACATAAAGAAAGAGGGGTTTATAAAACTACCGATGGAGGAAAAACATGGAAACAAATCTTATTCAATAAC
This window of the Flavobacteriaceae bacterium genome carries:
- a CDS encoding Arc family DNA-binding protein; translated protein: MAKKKAFALRINEDMLNAIEKWADDEFRSTNGQIEWMLAQSLKNAKRDCKKKNK